Proteins co-encoded in one Brassica oleracea var. oleracea cultivar TO1000 chromosome C4, BOL, whole genome shotgun sequence genomic window:
- the LOC106337075 gene encoding uncharacterized protein LOC106337075: protein MACLISPVMKLRRLSSADSRRFAYRNLSDDDMEDSVIRVVVGKEKKEFMVEPYVLEETPFRVLIGSAKDRTQSRFNRTGRVVWLDHVDSILFEHLLWLLRNDASSFSDMDVAEIIEFYAQDC, encoded by the coding sequence ATGGCTTGCTTGATTTCCCCTGTAATGAAACTCCGTCGTCTCTCTTCGGCTGATTCGCGGCGGTTTGCATACCGGAATCTGAGCGACGACGATATGGAGGATTCGGTTATAAGGGTGGTGGTGGGGAAGGAGAAGAAAGAGTTCATGGTCGAACCGTACGTCCTCGAAGAGACACCGTTTAGAGTCTTGATTGGTTCGGCTAAGGATCGTACCCAGAGCCGGTTCAACCGGACTGGTAGAGTAGTGTGGCTTGATCATGTCGACTCGATCTTGTTCGAGCACTTGCTGTGGCTTCTTCGTAACGATGCCTCTTCATTTTCAGATATGGATGTCGCCGAGATCATTGAGTTCTACGCTCAAGATTGCTAG
- the LOC106336847 gene encoding uncharacterized protein LOC106336847 has protein sequence MKLPLLSYTNSASFCRTGICSSSSSSSSTSISDFPEIRRSLRMRLNGGENSRSVKASAGRSSEGMEKTDSSGGGARQFAGPVMEVTTLDRGFANSTTVDFQVWDKIGAVVRLTYGIGIYGAMAVAGRLICSVTGIDSSGGFDPSLDALLAGLGYATPPIMALLFILDDEVVKLSPHARAIRDVEDEELRGFFFGMSPWQFILIVAASSIGEELFYRVAVQGALSDIFLKGTQLMTDSRGMASLTGILPPFVPFAQAFAAVITATLTGSLYFLAASPKDPTYIVAPVLRSRRDDFKKLLSAWYEKRQMKKIYSPLLEGVLAFYLGIEWVQTDNILAPMMTHGIYSTVILGHGLWKIHDHRRRLRRRIERLRSETADE, from the exons ATGAAGCTTCCGTTACTCTCTTACACCAACTCAGCCTCGTTTTGTCGGACAGGCATATGCTCTTCTTCTTCTTCTTCCTCCTCAACTAGTATTAGTGACTTCCCGGAGATAAGAAGGAGCTTGAGAATGAGACTCAACGGTGGAGAAAATTCACGAAGCGTTAAAGCTTCCGCTGGACGAAGCAGCGAAGGGATGGAGAAGACAGACAGCAGCGGAGGAGGAGCAAGACAATTCGCCGGTCCTGTCATGGAGGTTACTACACTTGACCGTGGCTTTGCTAACTCCACAACCGTTGATTTCCAGGTATGGGACAAAATCGGCGCCGTGGTTAGACTTACTTACGGGATCG GAATATATGGAGCAATGGCTGTAGCAGGAAGATTGATATGTTCAGTGACTGGGATTGATTCATCTGGTGGCTTTGATCCTTCTCTCGATGCACTTCTCGCCGGTCTTGGCTATGCTACTCCACCTATCATGGCTCTTCTCTTCATTCTCGAT GATGAGGTTGTGAAACTATCACCCCATGCTCGAGCCATCAGAGATGTGGAAGATGAGGAACTAAGAGGCTTTTTCTTCGGAATGTCCCCATGGCAG TTTATACTCATTGTTGCGGCCAGTTCCATAGGAGAAGAGCTCTTTTACCGTGTTGCTGTACAG GGTGCTCTGTCTGATATATTCTTGAAAGGAACACAACTGATGACAGATTCTAGAGGCATGGCATCTCTG ACCGGAATCTTGCCTCCATTTGTCCCATTTGCTCAAGCATTTGCAGCCGTGATCACCGCCACTCTCACAGGCTCCCTTTACTTTCTTGCTGCTTCTCCAAAAG ACCCGACATACATTGTTGCCCCGGTTCTAAGGTCACGCCGCGATGATTTTAAGAAGCTTTTGTCTG CATGGTACGAGAAGAGACAGATGAAGAAGATTTACTCTCCCCTCCTGGAAGGAGTCTTAGCGTTCTACCTCGGTATTGAATGGGTTCAG ACGGACAATATCTTAGCACCGATGATGACACATGGTATATACTCGACGGTAATATTAGGGCATGGGCTGTGGAAAATACATGATCACCGTAGAAGGTTACGTCGGAGGATCGAACGGCTTAGATCGGAGACCGCTGATGAATGA
- the LOC106340395 gene encoding AT-hook motif nuclear-localized protein 21, which translates to MAGLDLGTTSRYVHNVEGGGVGQFSTDNHHGDDAGGNHHHNHNHHQGLDLIASNDNSGLGDGGGGGSGELVMRRPRGRPAGSKNKPKPPMIVTRESANTLRAHIFEVGSGCDVFECISTYARRRQRGICVLSGTGTVTNVSIRQPTAVGAVVTLRGTFEILSLSGSFLPPPAPPGATNLTIFLAGAQGQVVGGNVVGELMAAGPVMVMAASFTNVAYERLPLDEHEEQLQVQSGGGNMYTEATNGGGGGSLPFFNLPISLPHMGVENWPGNSSGACRAPF; encoded by the coding sequence ATGGCTGGTCTCGATCTAGGCACAACTTCTCGCTACGTTCACAACGTCGAAGGCGGCGGTGTTGGCCAGTTCTCCACCGACAACCACCACGGAGATGACGCTGGAGGAAACCACCATCATAACCATAACCATCATCAAGGTTTGGATTTGATAGCTTCTAATGACAACTCTGGACTAGGCGATGGCGGCGGAGGAGGGAGCGGTGAGCTCGTTATGCGGCGTCCACGTGGCCGTCCAGCTGGATCGAAGAACAAACCGAAACCTCCAATGATCGTCACGCGCGAGAGCGCAAACACTCTTAGGGCTCACATTTTTGAAGTCGGAAGTGGCTGCGACGTCTTCGAGTGTATCTCCACTTACGCGCGGCGGAGACAGCGAGGGATTTGCGTTCTTTCCGGAACAGGAACCGTCACTAACGTCAGCATCCGTCAGCCGACGGCGGTCGGAGCTGTTGTGACTTTGCGAGGCACTTTCGAGATTCTTTCCCTCTCTGGATCTTTTCTCCCGCCGCCTGCTCCTCCAGGAGCGACGAACTTGACGATATTCCTCGCCGGAGCTCAGGGACAAGTCGTTGGAGGTAACGTCGTTGGAGAATTGATGGCGGCGGGGCCGGTGATGGTCATGGCGGCTTCTTTTACGAACGTGGCGTATGAAAGGTTGCCTTTGGACGAGCACGAGGAGCAGTTACAAGTCCAAAGCGGCGGAGGAAATATGTACACGGAAGCCACCAACGGAGGTGGAGGCGGAAGCTTGCCGTTCTTCAATTTACCAATAAGTTTGCCTCATATGGGAGTTGAAAACTGGCCGGGGAACTCGTCCGGCGCCTGTAGGGCTCCGTTTTAG